In Deinococcus puniceus, one genomic interval encodes:
- a CDS encoding PSP1 domain-containing protein has product MLSEQPYPVGTRVVVQGKRGPEVAKVRGEATVPEPQARYGAVLRAATPEDLTRWEDLHRQGEDLKWLLRARARERQLPVKLVAVEFTLDESLVTVSYSAEDRIELSSLIGELRKHTRARVNFAAIGPREQAQMIGTLGACGRENCSSTHLQDFAPVSIRMARDQQLPLNPEKLSGPCGRLLCCLQFEHTQYVDLLKDLPRKNAKVCHEGSGACGKVTKLHPLSGTVDVHTDQGMLLGIPASELKRLPDAPAPKPKRDQPEA; this is encoded by the coding sequence ATGCTCAGCGAGCAGCCCTACCCGGTGGGCACGCGGGTGGTGGTGCAGGGCAAACGCGGCCCCGAAGTTGCCAAAGTGCGCGGCGAGGCCACTGTCCCCGAACCACAGGCCCGCTACGGCGCGGTGCTGCGTGCGGCCACGCCGGAAGACCTGACCCGCTGGGAAGACCTGCACCGTCAGGGCGAAGACCTGAAATGGCTGCTGCGTGCCCGCGCCCGTGAGCGGCAGTTGCCCGTGAAACTGGTCGCTGTGGAATTTACGCTGGACGAGAGCCTCGTCACCGTCAGCTACAGCGCCGAAGACCGCATAGAACTCAGCAGCCTGATCGGAGAACTGCGGAAGCACACCCGCGCCCGCGTTAATTTTGCTGCCATCGGCCCGCGTGAACAGGCGCAGATGATCGGCACGTTGGGCGCGTGTGGCCGTGAAAACTGTTCCAGCACGCACCTGCAAGACTTCGCGCCCGTCAGTATTCGCATGGCCCGCGATCAGCAGTTGCCCCTGAACCCCGAAAAACTGAGTGGCCCCTGCGGACGCCTGCTGTGCTGCCTGCAATTCGAGCACACCCAGTACGTAGACCTGCTGAAAGACTTGCCCCGCAAGAACGCCAAAGTGTGCCATGAGGGCAGCGGCGCGTGCGGCAAAGTAACCAAGCTGCACCCCCTGTCCGGCACCGTAGACGTGCACACCGATCAGGGCATGTTGCTGGGCATTCCCGCCAGCGAACTGAAGCGCCTGCCCGACGCCCCCGCTCCCAAGCCCAAGCGCGATCAGCCGGAAGCGTAG
- a CDS encoding RluA family pseudouridine synthase — translation MPLPTFAPSILNSGYAYRDSIGAAGQGQTVLAFLTGRYRHSDAETWAARLAAGEVTLDGQISDGTERLRQGQTLIWQRPPWQEEPAPLGFDVLYEDESLLAVSKPSGLPTLPGGGFLEHTLLTQVRKRYPEATPLHRLGRGTSGLVLCSRTREAASGVLRGWREHEVQKTYRALASGRSPEDSYRISTPIGPVPHPVLGSVYAASATGKPSLSVARVLERREDSTLFEVDIHTGRPHQIRIHLASIGLPLVGDPLYGPDGLPLPYLPGLPGDLGYWLHSARLGLAHPVTGAWLELSAPAPVLLQSRRESS, via the coding sequence GTGCCCCTGCCCACCTTCGCCCCCAGCATTCTCAATTCCGGTTATGCCTACCGGGACAGCATCGGCGCGGCGGGACAGGGCCAGACGGTGCTGGCCTTCCTGACCGGGCGCTACCGCCACTCGGACGCCGAAACGTGGGCGGCGCGACTGGCAGCGGGCGAAGTGACGCTGGACGGACAGATCTCCGACGGAACAGAACGGCTGCGGCAGGGGCAGACGCTGATCTGGCAGCGCCCACCTTGGCAAGAGGAACCCGCGCCACTGGGCTTTGACGTGCTGTACGAGGACGAATCACTGCTGGCCGTGTCCAAACCCTCGGGTCTGCCGACTTTGCCGGGGGGCGGATTCCTAGAACATACGTTGCTGACGCAAGTGCGGAAGCGGTACCCGGAAGCCACACCGCTGCACCGCTTGGGGCGCGGGACATCGGGGCTGGTGCTGTGTTCGCGCACGCGGGAGGCAGCGTCGGGCGTGCTGCGCGGCTGGCGCGAGCATGAAGTACAAAAGACCTACCGGGCGCTGGCCTCGGGCCGGAGTCCAGAGGATTCTTACCGCATCAGCACGCCGATTGGCCCGGTGCCGCATCCGGTGTTGGGCAGCGTGTACGCCGCGAGCGCCACCGGAAAACCCTCGCTGAGCGTGGCGCGGGTACTGGAACGGCGCGAGGATTCCACCCTATTCGAAGTGGATATTCACACGGGCCGCCCGCATCAGATTCGCATTCACCTCGCTAGCATTGGGCTTCCGCTGGTGGGCGATCCGCTGTATGGGCCGGATGGCTTGCCGCTCCCCTATCTGCCCGGACTGCCGGGAGACTTGGGCTACTGGCTGCATTCGGCGCGGCTGGGGTTGGCCCATCCGGTCACTGGGGCGTGGTTGGAACTGAGTGCGCCCGCTCCAGTCTTGCTCCAGAGCAGGCGCGAGTCATCTTGA
- a CDS encoding aldehyde dehydrogenase family protein, with protein MTTAPRPQSEPARPSPSSRANTAGAAPTDLHGLFALQQAHRPRAAGASVAERQALLRRLHDAIKAGRVALAGALAADLGKSRAEAELTEIHPVLEEIQHVIRALPRWAAPKRVPTTAMMLGAHSEIRAEARGTTLILSPWNYPVNLALAPLVASLAAGNTVILKPSEKAPATARALHHLLERTFQPQLVAVALGGPDVAQTLTTLPFDHIFFTGSGAVGRQVLRAAAENLTGVTLELGGKSPALIDASADLTLSAERIAWGKLLNAGQTCVAPDYVLIPEHLRDAFVQHLDAVIARRYGDRAWLRVGPDYGRMIDSRSVERLSRLTADSVAQGANIAVGGEFDTGAKFISPTVVIDVTPDMPLMGEELFGPVLPVLTYRTLDEALALINRLDPPLALYAFGEDKTALERIKRGTQSGGMVVNGTIIHLTNPHLPFGGVGASGMGNYHGVHGFRTFSHQRAILTEPKQSATRFAFPPYGRAAPRFVTWLLRQLERQTGPRE; from the coding sequence ATGACCACCGCACCCCGCCCGCAGTCCGAACCCGCCCGCCCCTCTCCTTCTTCCCGGGCCAATACAGCCGGGGCCGCTCCCACCGATCTGCACGGCCTGTTCGCGCTTCAGCAGGCGCACCGGCCCAGGGCGGCAGGGGCCAGTGTTGCGGAGCGTCAAGCGCTCCTCCGGCGGTTGCACGACGCCATCAAAGCGGGGCGGGTGGCCCTGGCAGGCGCGTTGGCTGCCGATTTGGGCAAGAGCCGCGCCGAAGCCGAACTGACCGAAATTCATCCGGTACTGGAAGAAATTCAGCATGTGATCCGCGCCCTGCCGCGCTGGGCCGCTCCCAAACGTGTGCCGACCACCGCCATGATGCTGGGGGCACACAGCGAAATTCGCGCCGAAGCACGCGGCACCACCCTGATTCTGAGTCCTTGGAATTACCCGGTGAATCTGGCGTTGGCCCCGTTGGTCGCAAGTCTGGCGGCGGGCAATACGGTGATCCTGAAGCCCAGTGAGAAAGCTCCAGCCACCGCCCGCGCCCTCCATCACCTTCTGGAACGCACCTTTCAGCCGCAGTTGGTGGCCGTCGCCCTCGGTGGCCCGGACGTCGCGCAGACCCTGACGACTCTGCCCTTCGATCACATCTTTTTTACGGGCAGCGGCGCGGTGGGGCGGCAAGTGTTGCGGGCCGCCGCCGAGAACCTGACGGGCGTGACGCTGGAACTGGGCGGCAAAAGTCCGGCCTTGATAGACGCGAGCGCAGACCTGACCCTCAGCGCCGAGCGGATCGCGTGGGGCAAATTGCTGAATGCGGGCCAAACCTGCGTGGCCCCCGATTACGTCCTGATTCCCGAACACTTGCGGGATGCATTTGTGCAGCACCTCGACGCCGTGATTGCCCGCCGCTACGGAGACCGGGCGTGGTTGCGGGTGGGGCCGGATTATGGGCGAATGATAGACAGCCGCAGCGTAGAGCGCCTCTCTCGCCTGACCGCAGACAGCGTGGCACAGGGCGCGAACATCGCTGTGGGGGGCGAGTTCGATACCGGAGCCAAGTTCATTTCGCCCACGGTAGTGATAGACGTGACGCCCGACATGCCGCTGATGGGGGAAGAATTGTTTGGCCCGGTGCTGCCCGTGCTGACTTACCGCACGCTGGATGAGGCCTTGGCGCTGATCAACCGACTTGATCCTCCGCTGGCCCTCTACGCCTTCGGGGAAGACAAGACAGCGCTGGAACGCATCAAACGTGGCACCCAGAGCGGCGGCATGGTGGTCAACGGCACCATCATTCACCTGACCAATCCGCATCTGCCGTTCGGCGGCGTGGGGGCCAGTGGCATGGGCAATTATCACGGTGTACACGGCTTCCGCACCTTCAGTCACCAGCGGGCCATCCTGACCGAACCGAAGCAAAGCGCCACCCGATTCGCGTTTCCGCCGTATGGCCGCGCTGCGCCGCGCTTCGTGACTTGGCTCCTGCGCCAACTGGAGAGGCAGACTGGGCCGCGTGAATGA
- the trmB gene encoding tRNA (guanine(46)-N(7))-methyltransferase TrmB — MIFQLSDFLFPETPARLFPDTAERPWVLEVGFGDGRFWPPFAHTFPEAPNYLGVELSGVSLLKAERRLRAAGLPNAVLTKLPASVVVREVIPAGSLDAIIVNFPDPWPKAGHTEQRLLRVPFFQLAAHRLKPGGAVLLTTDHDEYFEFACAEAEASGVMRVELAEPPAAALETKYALKWRDLGLGVHHARFIPTAHPTDSAAVSFAPYPKEESAVPHAILRLPDALHPQNLSQTHFDKYTARGGQHAADPVGWTVVLLDAYRSLAKDGLVFLAHVVEGELTQEVLVNVNPRPDGQFLVRLARFGGPIITPGVKAAVATVTAWLEERGAETTNRGY, encoded by the coding sequence ATGATTTTCCAACTCTCCGACTTCCTGTTTCCCGAAACGCCTGCCCGCCTGTTCCCCGATACCGCCGAGCGGCCTTGGGTGCTGGAAGTCGGCTTCGGCGACGGGCGATTCTGGCCGCCATTTGCCCACACCTTCCCGGAAGCTCCGAACTATTTGGGTGTAGAACTGTCGGGCGTGTCGCTGCTGAAGGCCGAGCGGCGCTTGCGTGCGGCGGGCCTACCCAACGCCGTGCTGACCAAATTGCCCGCCAGCGTCGTGGTGCGCGAAGTCATTCCAGCGGGATCACTGGACGCCATCATCGTCAATTTTCCCGATCCCTGGCCTAAAGCTGGACACACCGAACAGCGGCTCTTGCGCGTGCCGTTTTTCCAGTTGGCCGCCCACCGCCTGAAACCGGGCGGCGCGGTGCTGCTGACCACCGATCACGACGAGTATTTTGAGTTTGCCTGTGCCGAAGCCGAAGCCAGCGGCGTGATGCGTGTGGAGTTGGCCGAGCCGCCCGCCGCCGCCTTGGAAACCAAATACGCGCTGAAATGGCGGGATTTGGGACTCGGCGTACATCACGCCCGCTTTATTCCCACCGCCCACCCCACCGACTCCGCCGCCGTAAGCTTCGCTCCCTATCCAAAGGAAGAATCTGCTGTGCCACACGCCATCCTGCGCCTGCCCGACGCCCTGCATCCCCAGAACCTCAGCCAAACACACTTTGACAAATACACGGCACGCGGGGGCCAACATGCCGCCGATCCGGTGGGCTGGACGGTAGTGCTGCTGGACGCTTACCGCAGCCTCGCCAAAGACGGCTTGGTCTTTTTGGCCCATGTGGTAGAGGGCGAACTGACGCAGGAAGTATTGGTGAACGTGAATCCGCGCCCAGACGGACAATTCTTGGTGCGGCTGGCCCGCTTTGGTGGCCCCATTATTACGCCGGGCGTAAAGGCGGCAGTGGCGACGGTAACGGCGTGGCTGGAAGAACGCGGCGCAGAGACGACGAACCGGGGGTATTAG
- a CDS encoding DUF4385 domain-containing protein, which translates to MPPKFDYSLHYAELDLRAHPELYRVGVGEQGVLLVQPYKSEILPHWRFATPDVARESSETIYALFLDYLKAGDFVGADMARKFLQMGFTRSRRYANHKGGKKYDGPVPDDKKGQSGAHGRDELRRTPEDPVKAESARIFKAKWEEAEANADYARMKKAHKAAYG; encoded by the coding sequence ATGCCCCCTAAATTCGACTACAGCCTGCATTACGCCGAACTTGATCTCCGCGCCCATCCTGAGTTGTACCGGGTGGGCGTGGGAGAACAGGGCGTCCTGTTGGTGCAGCCCTATAAATCCGAGATTTTACCCCACTGGCGCTTTGCCACACCCGATGTGGCCCGCGAGAGCAGCGAAACCATTTATGCCCTCTTTCTGGATTACCTAAAGGCGGGCGATTTTGTGGGCGCGGACATGGCCCGCAAGTTTTTGCAGATGGGCTTTACGCGCTCACGGCGCTATGCCAATCACAAGGGTGGCAAGAAGTACGACGGCCCTGTACCCGACGACAAAAAGGGGCAAAGTGGAGCGCATGGCCGCGACGAATTGCGCCGCACGCCCGAAGACCCGGTGAAAGCTGAATCTGCCCGGATTTTCAAGGCCAAATGGGAAGAGGCCGAAGCCAACGCCGACTATGCACGGATGAAAAAGGCGCACAAGGCAGCGTATGGCTAG
- a CDS encoding Dps family protein has protein sequence MTQKAGKKGKGKDADQNVGTQGVVAGGDSKADAAHLNTVHNRLVDHGYLSEEEFAVVAETLQRNLATSISLYLKFKKYHWDIRGRFFRDLHLAYDEFIEEIFPSIDEQAERLVALGGSPIAAPADVDRFSVVRVPTDTVRDARAQVSDLVDDLTRVGRGYRDDSQAVDDANDPATADLYNGYAATVDKIRWMLSAMMDDDRMT, from the coding sequence ATGACGCAGAAAGCTGGCAAGAAGGGGAAAGGCAAAGACGCCGACCAGAATGTGGGCACTCAGGGCGTGGTGGCAGGCGGCGATTCCAAGGCCGACGCCGCGCACCTGAACACGGTGCATAACCGCCTCGTGGATCACGGCTACCTCAGCGAGGAAGAATTCGCCGTGGTGGCCGAAACGTTGCAGCGTAACCTCGCCACGTCCATCAGCCTGTACCTGAAATTCAAGAAGTATCACTGGGATATTCGGGGTCGCTTCTTCCGAGATTTGCACCTTGCCTACGATGAATTCATCGAAGAAATCTTTCCCAGCATCGACGAGCAGGCCGAACGCTTAGTGGCCCTCGGCGGCAGCCCGATTGCCGCGCCCGCCGACGTAGACCGCTTCAGCGTGGTGCGCGTGCCTACCGATACCGTGCGCGATGCCCGCGCCCAAGTGTCCGACCTTGTAGACGACCTGACCCGCGTGGGCCGGGGCTACCGCGACGATTCTCAGGCCGTAGACGACGCCAACGATCCCGCCACCGCAGACTTGTACAACGGGTACGCCGCGACGGTAGACAAAATCCGCTGGATGCTCAGCGCGATGATGGACGATGACCGGATGACGTAA
- a CDS encoding RidA family protein, protein MKDIVQTPDAPAAIGPYSQAVTFGNLVVTSGQIPLKPDGSMVEGGITEQTEQVIANLKALLAAAGTDLERVVKTTVFLADMNEFSAMNAVYEAHFSAPYPARSTVQVARLPRDVRVEIEVLAERH, encoded by the coding sequence ATGAAAGATATCGTGCAAACGCCCGACGCCCCCGCCGCCATCGGCCCCTACAGCCAGGCCGTTACCTTCGGCAATCTGGTGGTCACCAGCGGCCAGATTCCCCTGAAGCCCGACGGCAGCATGGTGGAAGGCGGCATCACCGAGCAGACCGAACAGGTGATCGCCAACCTGAAGGCTCTGCTGGCCGCCGCCGGAACCGATCTGGAGCGTGTGGTCAAAACCACCGTGTTTCTGGCCGACATGAACGAATTTTCTGCCATGAACGCCGTGTATGAGGCGCATTTTTCGGCCCCCTACCCGGCCCGCAGCACCGTACAGGTGGCCCGCCTGCCGCGTGACGTGCGGGTAGAGATCGAAGTTCTGGCCGAAAGACACTGA
- a CDS encoding methylglyoxal synthase → MTVQGGSVQGADGSAITGRRQVALIAHDKKKLELALFALAHREILARFHLVATGTTGSILAKQTGLNVERVLSGPLGGDQQIGARLAEERVLAVFFFRDPLTAQPHEPDVSALVRLCDVHDVPLATNPASAEALMMWLREQGQES, encoded by the coding sequence ATGACGGTTCAAGGCGGCAGTGTTCAAGGTGCAGACGGGAGCGCAATCACTGGGCGGCGACAAGTGGCCCTCATCGCCCACGACAAGAAAAAGCTGGAGCTGGCCCTGTTTGCCCTCGCCCACCGGGAGATTCTGGCCCGCTTTCATCTGGTGGCCACCGGCACTACAGGCAGCATTCTCGCCAAGCAAACCGGGCTGAATGTAGAGCGGGTGCTGTCGGGGCCACTGGGCGGCGACCAACAGATCGGGGCAAGACTGGCCGAGGAGCGCGTGCTGGCGGTCTTTTTCTTCCGTGACCCACTGACCGCGCAGCCGCATGAACCCGACGTATCGGCCCTCGTGCGCCTGTGTGATGTTCATGATGTGCCGTTGGCGACCAACCCGGCCAGCGCCGAGGCCCTGATGATGTGGCTGCGTGAGCAGGGGCAGGAATCATGA
- a CDS encoding FAD-dependent oxidoreductase, which yields MFGSFSQHGTPPRSQPQPGHVYDVAVIGAGLAGTELAWRLARAGKDVLLVSQALDHLGNLYAPTIAGADFPPGSVFGEVAARIAPEQDGWAFHRHLKAEIEGTAGIHLLQSTVTALDEEASEVVISTWEGPQLHARDVVLAVGAFLKARLLIGDTMEEAGRLSEVAYDFLADDLARAGIFLIGSEATAAAVDGAPPYDVRFFTPAPSELDGFRIRRLDRVWALGRCTPGEHTYASVLQDAARLAAEFLAPAEVQP from the coding sequence ATGTTCGGTTCCTTTTCTCAACACGGCACTCCGCCCCGCAGCCAGCCGCAGCCGGGGCACGTTTACGATGTGGCCGTGATCGGCGCGGGCTTGGCGGGCACCGAACTGGCGTGGCGCTTGGCGCGGGCGGGGAAAGACGTGCTGCTGGTCTCACAGGCGCTCGATCATCTGGGCAACCTGTACGCGCCCACCATCGCTGGGGCCGATTTTCCGCCGGGGAGTGTGTTTGGAGAGGTTGCCGCCCGCATCGCGCCGGAGCAAGACGGCTGGGCTTTTCACCGCCACCTGAAAGCTGAAATCGAAGGCACGGCGGGGATTCATCTGCTGCAAAGCACCGTGACCGCGCTGGATGAAGAAGCATCGGAAGTCGTCATTTCCACTTGGGAAGGCCCGCAACTGCACGCCCGCGACGTGGTGCTGGCGGTGGGCGCGTTCCTGAAAGCCCGTCTGCTGATTGGCGACACGATGGAAGAGGCGGGGCGGCTGTCGGAAGTGGCCTACGACTTTTTGGCCGACGATTTGGCCCGCGCGGGCATTTTCCTGATCGGCAGCGAGGCCACCGCCGCTGCCGTAGACGGTGCGCCGCCCTACGACGTGCGCTTTTTTACCCCGGCCCCCAGTGAACTGGACGGCTTCCGCATTCGCCGCCTAGACCGCGTGTGGGCGCTGGGCCGCTGTACTCCGGGTGAGCATACCTACGCTTCTGTGTTGCAGGACGCGGCCCGCCTCGCCGCCGAATTTTTAGCTCCTGCGGAAGTACAGCCATGA
- a CDS encoding serine hydrolase, which translates to MRFDFSGQLRGRGFAGVVGVRVCDEAGQELFSLNADRVFPAASTIKIPLLIMALQAAQRGEWALSERVTMEAADRVPGAGILHELGAGLRLTWQDILTLMIVVSDNTATNLVIERLGVDAVNAWLNTAGFPLTRLVGKLQLPPDQRNEAQRRGERNRTTAQDQTELLGRLLRGDYLNSTHTDLALSILSRQQYRDLIGRRVPCGPDGEPLYRTASKSGELGGVHHDVGVLWTPRPLVLALLSEGGLDPREHPENRDVILLADVLWPLLMALGHTV; encoded by the coding sequence ATGAGGTTTGACTTTTCGGGCCAACTGCGCGGGCGTGGTTTTGCAGGCGTGGTGGGCGTGCGGGTGTGCGACGAGGCGGGGCAAGAGTTGTTTTCTCTGAATGCAGACCGCGTGTTCCCGGCGGCCAGTACCATCAAGATTCCGCTGCTGATTATGGCGTTGCAAGCGGCCCAGCGCGGCGAATGGGCTTTGAGTGAGCGCGTGACGATGGAGGCCGCAGACCGCGTGCCGGGTGCAGGTATCTTGCACGAACTGGGCGCGGGTCTCCGCCTGACTTGGCAGGACATTCTGACCCTGATGATCGTGGTCAGCGACAATACCGCCACCAACCTAGTCATAGAGCGGCTGGGGGTGGACGCCGTGAACGCTTGGCTGAATACGGCTGGCTTTCCCCTGACCCGTTTGGTGGGCAAGCTGCAACTGCCACCTGACCAGCGCAACGAGGCCCAGCGCCGGGGCGAGCGCAACCGCACCACCGCTCAGGATCAGACCGAACTGTTGGGACGACTGCTGCGGGGCGACTATCTGAACAGCACACACACCGACTTGGCCCTCTCTATCCTCTCGCGCCAGCAGTACCGCGACCTGATCGGGCGGCGCGTGCCGTGTGGCCCAGACGGAGAACCCCTGTACCGCACCGCCAGCAAAAGTGGGGAACTGGGCGGCGTTCACCATGATGTGGGGGTGCTGTGGACGCCGCGCCCGCTGGTACTGGCCCTGCTGTCCGAGGGCGGCCTAGACCCCCGCGAGCATCCCGAGAACCGCGACGTGATCCTGCTGGCCGATGTGCTGTGGCCTCTGCTGATGGCACTGGGACACACCGTCTGA
- the mobA gene encoding molybdenum cofactor guanylyltransferase → MNDGLNGITGVITGGGKSSRFGSDKALALLEGRPLLHHVAHSLDGCGLRLLVAPPGKYALGGWQPVPDTRPGEGPLAGLEAALGVSLHLRGAGWVAFTGVDLPRLTPDFWLTLAAARTPHALSVQPLDAEGRPQPLAALYHTAVLPHITALLDAGERRLRAAALAERVVTVLGIAPGVLRNVNTPADLLNLQTKQQ, encoded by the coding sequence GTGAATGACGGTCTGAACGGGATAACCGGGGTCATCACGGGGGGCGGAAAATCCAGCCGATTTGGAAGTGATAAGGCGTTGGCCCTATTGGAAGGCCGCCCCCTCCTGCACCACGTCGCGCACAGTTTGGACGGCTGCGGCCTGCGCTTGCTGGTGGCCCCGCCCGGCAAATATGCGTTGGGGGGTTGGCAACCCGTCCCCGACACCCGCCCCGGCGAAGGCCCGCTGGCCGGGTTGGAAGCGGCGCTGGGCGTGAGCCTTCACCTCCGGGGAGCGGGATGGGTGGCTTTTACGGGCGTAGACCTGCCCCGCCTGACCCCCGACTTCTGGCTCACGCTGGCCGCTGCCCGCACGCCGCACGCGCTGAGTGTGCAACCGCTGGACGCCGAAGGCCGCCCCCAACCGCTGGCCGCGCTGTACCACACGGCGGTGCTGCCCCACATCACCGCCCTGTTGGATGCCGGAGAACGCAGACTCCGGGCCGCTGCTCTGGCTGAACGTGTCGTGACGGTTTTGGGCATTGCGCCGGGAGTGTTGCGGAATGTGAACACGCCCGCTGACCTGTTGAACCTGCAAACCAAACAGCAATAA
- a CDS encoding response regulator transcription factor, whose protein sequence is MIRVLLVDDHALFRQGLRSLLESEGMRVIGEAANGREAIRYAADTHPDVILMDIQMPELDGVKATQSILEIDPNSKVIMITMYRQDRYVFEAVKAGARGYILKDADANTLIDAIRRVAGGEALLDADMAQNVLDDFRDKREELPSEKHADLNERETMILKLLAQGFSNQDIALRLDISEKTVRNRLSEIFTKLQLNNRTQAALYAIREGIANLD, encoded by the coding sequence ATGATCCGGGTACTGCTCGTCGATGACCATGCGCTGTTCCGTCAGGGACTCCGTAGCCTGCTGGAATCCGAGGGAATGCGCGTGATTGGTGAGGCGGCCAATGGGCGCGAGGCCATCCGTTACGCCGCCGACACGCACCCAGACGTGATCCTGATGGATATTCAGATGCCGGAACTCGACGGCGTGAAGGCCACCCAGAGCATTCTGGAAATCGACCCCAACTCCAAGGTCATCATGATCACCATGTACCGCCAAGACCGTTACGTGTTCGAGGCCGTGAAGGCTGGGGCACGCGGCTACATCCTGAAGGACGCCGACGCCAACACCCTGATTGACGCGATTCGGCGGGTGGCGGGCGGGGAAGCCCTGCTGGACGCCGACATGGCCCAGAACGTGCTGGACGACTTCCGTGACAAGCGTGAGGAACTGCCCAGCGAGAAGCACGCCGACCTGAACGAGCGCGAAACCATGATTCTGAAGCTGCTGGCCCAGGGCTTTTCCAACCAAGACATCGCCCTGCGCCTCGACATCAGCGAAAAAACCGTTCGCAACCGCTTATCGGAAATCTTTACCAAGTTGCAACTGAACAACCGCACGCAGGCTGCCCTGTACGCCATCCGCGAGGGCATCGCCAATCTTGACTAA
- a CDS encoding PP2C family protein-serine/threonine phosphatase — protein sequence MRFPATPSMSSGLLTDVGRQRQGGVNQDAALALDLPQGGLYAVADGMGGHAAGELAANLALDTLSQAYLDGRGMPPERLAEAVQAANLSVLRHAVGEYVGMGTTLLAILIDRGAAIVAHVGDSRAYMLRAGELHRLTDDHSWVAEQVRLGNLTEAEARDHQWRSVVSNALGGEERVRLELFGFPLKSGDRLLLCSDGLSGVVEEPHLLELLARQNTPDQVARTLVNAANDAGGPDNITAVIVDIGRSLRLPNYALPIRQPDGPTYADVLLSARRGNSLLTYLLLTVVYFTLLGVILVPEHRVLLGVLGIAVLLGILISRRMLHSRQVAHAATRPALSAPVSVASAKTQPMQDPHH from the coding sequence ATGCGCTTCCCAGCGACGCCTTCCATGTCCTCTGGGCTGCTCACGGACGTGGGGCGTCAACGTCAGGGCGGTGTCAATCAGGACGCTGCCCTGGCGCTCGACTTACCGCAAGGTGGCCTCTATGCCGTTGCCGACGGAATGGGGGGCCATGCCGCTGGCGAACTGGCGGCCAATCTGGCACTCGACACGCTCAGTCAGGCCTACCTAGATGGGCGCGGCATGCCCCCCGAACGCCTTGCTGAAGCGGTGCAGGCCGCCAATCTGTCGGTGCTGCGGCATGCGGTGGGCGAATACGTGGGCATGGGCACCACGCTGCTGGCCATCCTGATAGACCGGGGAGCGGCGATTGTGGCGCATGTGGGCGATTCGCGGGCTTACATGCTGCGTGCCGGAGAACTGCACCGCCTGACCGACGATCATTCTTGGGTGGCCGAACAGGTGCGGCTGGGCAACCTGACCGAAGCCGAGGCCCGCGATCACCAGTGGCGCAGCGTGGTCAGCAACGCGCTAGGCGGAGAAGAACGGGTGCGGCTGGAACTGTTTGGCTTCCCGCTCAAATCCGGTGACCGCCTGCTGCTGTGCAGTGACGGCCTTTCGGGCGTGGTGGAAGAACCGCATCTGCTGGAACTGCTGGCCCGCCAGAACACGCCCGATCAGGTGGCCCGCACCCTCGTGAACGCGGCCAACGATGCAGGTGGCCCTGACAACATCACCGCCGTGATCGTCGATATTGGCCGCAGCCTGCGCCTCCCGAACTACGCTCTGCCCATCCGCCAACCCGACGGCCCCACCTACGCCGATGTGCTGCTGAGTGCCCGGCGCGGCAACAGCCTGCTCACCTATCTGCTGCTCACGGTGGTGTATTTCACGCTGCTAGGCGTCATTCTGGTGCCTGAACACCGCGTGTTGCTGGGGGTTTTGGGCATTGCGGTGCTGCTGGGCATCCTGATTTCCCGCCGCATGCTGCACAGCCGTCAGGTGGCCCACGCCGCCACCCGGCCCGCGCTCAGCGCCCCTGTTTCGGTGGCATCGGCCAAGACCCAGCCTATGCAAGACCCTCATCACTGA